ATTGAGAAAGGGGTGATTTGAATTGAGCATGAGCTTCAAGATTAATCTGAAAGTGAACGGTAAAGAGCATGTTCTCGAAGTCCCAGCCCATGAGAGACTTGTGGACACTCTCAGGTATAGGCTGGGTCTCACAAGTGTTAAGGAAGGCTGCGGTAGAGGAGAATGCGGCACGTGCATCGTGCTGGTTAACGGTTTGCCGAAGCATTCATGCCTAACACTCACCGCTACGCTTGACGGGGCCGAAGTGCTAACTCTTGAGGGACTGGCGCCCGAGGGCAAGCTTCACGCTATTCAATTAGCATACTTAGAGACAAGGGGTGTTCAATGCGGCTTCTGTACCCCGGGCTTCATGATGATGACCAAGGCTCTTCTAGACACCCACCCGGAGCCTCAGCAGGAGCAGGTTAAGGAATGGTTAAGCAGCGTATTGTGCAGGTGTGGGAGCTACCATTACTATTTCGCCGCCGCTAAGCTAGCGGCAAAGTACATCAAGGAGGGGAAGATATACTTAGATGAGAAACAAGTGCGTGAGAAGTACCACATGAAAGTTATAGGGAGGTGAAGCATGTGAGCAAGCCGGATTACGTCCAAATCGTTGAGGAAATGTTCGCGAAAACAAAGGACAAGCCGACAAAGGATTTCACATACCTAGGTAAACACGTGGTGAGATGGGACGCTATTTCAAAGATAATGGGTAAGCCGCTGTTCACGGCAGACATGATAAACTTGTTCAAGAACGCTGTGTTCGTCCACAGCGTACGCTCCAAGTACGCTCACGCCAAGATAAAGAAAATAGACTACAGTGAGGCTTTGAAGTACCCCGGTGTTCTAAAGGTAATAACAGCCAGGGATATCCCTGGGATTAACGACGTAGGGTATGTGCTACCAGACCAGCCATTGCTAGCGGATAGGAAGGTTAGATTCATCGGGGATACGGTGGCATTGATCGTTGCGGAATCTCTCGAGAACGCTAGGGATGCAGGCGAGCTAGTCAACGTTGACTACGAGCCTCTCCCAGTTTACACGGATGTGTTACAGGTAATAGAGTTAAACGGGCTGACCGAGAAGGAGCATGTACTAATACATGATGAGAGAGGTAGCGACGTTCTGTCCAGGTACAAGATAAGGGTTGGAGACGTTGAGAAAGCGTTCAAGGAAGCATCCGTCGTCGTGGAAAACGAGTATAGAACGCCCATGCAGGAGCACGCCTACCTGGAGCCGGAGGCCGCAATAGCTATCCCTGAGCCTGATGGAAGCGTGACGATATACGCGAAGACACAGTGTCCGTTCGACACGAGAAGGGCTGTTTCAAACGTTCTTGGGCTCCCGTTCAACATGGTGAGGGTTGTAGCGCCTGCGCTAGGAGGCGGTTTCGGAGGGGCGGAGGATGTTGGAAACGAGATCGCAGCTAAAGCCGCGCTAGCCGCCCTGGCATTGAAGAGGACGGCAGTAGTTCTCCATACAAGGGAGGAGTCAATAATAGGTCATACGAAGCGCCACCCAATGGTGGCGAAGTATAGGCATGCGGCAAGCAAGGATGGAACCCTCCTAGCCGTTGACGCTGACATAGTGCTTGATACTGGAGCATATGCGAGTCTCGGGCCCTTCGTAGGGTGGAGAGCTGTTGTTCACAGCACTGGACCCTACAAGGTTAGAAACGCCCGCGTCGACCTGGCTGTAGTCTATACCAACCGAATCCCTGCTGGAGCGTTCAGAGGCTTCGGCAACCCGCAGGTCACGTTCGCGGTTGAGAGGCAGATGGATCTTCTTGCCGAGGAGTTAGGAATGGACCCCGTGGAGTTCAGGCTTAAGAATATCTTGAGAAACGGTGATAGAACAGTTCACGGCCAGCTGTTAGATCACGGGGTAGGCTTAGAGGATGCGATCAAAAGAGCTCTAGAGATAAGTGGGTGGAGTGAGAAGAGAAAACTATACAGCACGCTTAAAGGCCCTGCGAGAAGAGGCATTGGTATAGCTTTAATGTATCATGGGAACAGCATTGGGGCTGAGGGAGCTGACTTCTCCACCGTATCGCTCATAATTCAGAGAGATGGAAGCATAATATTCAGAACCGGTTTAACCGACATGGGCCAAGGCTCTCTACAAGGACTAGTCAACATTGCAGCCGAGATACTTGGCGTTCCGCCAAGCTATTTCAAAATCGAGCCTTCAGACACTGCTGCGACCCCGGACGCAGGTCCAACTGTGGCCTCGAGATCGACCGCGATGGGCGGGAACGCGACCCTGGTGGCAGCGTACAAGATTAGGCAGAGATTGAACAAGCTTGCTGCTGAAATGCTGGGATGCGCAAGCCCTGAGGATGTCGTGATTGAAGCCCCCAAGGTATACTGTAAGGATCAGCCGGAGCACCATATAACCTGGAAAGAGCTCATAGAGCAAACCTTCTGGAAGGGGATACCAATCCAGGAGTTCGGATATTACAGAGCACCACCGGCTGAATGGCACGAGGAGACGGGCACCGGACAGCCATACTTCACCTATACTTTCGGAGCTGTAGTGAGCGATGTGGAAGTAGATATTGAAACCGGGTTAACCAAGGTCGTGGAAGCGACCGTTGTATACGACATTGGCCGGGTTGTCAACAGGACTGGGGCCGAGCACCACGGCGTTGGAGGATATATTCAGGGAATGGGCTACGCGCTCATGGAGGACACTGTTCATTCAGAAAACGGGCACGTTTACAGCACCTCGTTCTCCACATACCATATTCCAACAGGCCTTGATATTCCAGAGAGAATTAACGTGGACTTTGTCGAAGCAGGCTTCATAAGAGGGCCCTTCGGGGCCAAAGGATTAGGAGAACCCTCAATAGTTGCGATAGCTCCCTCAATAGTGAACGCCATAGCCCACGCTATTGGAAGCAAGCAAGCCAATAGATTGTTGAACAGGATTCCAGCAACACCCGATTTT
This region of Thermosphaera aggregans genomic DNA includes:
- a CDS encoding xanthine dehydrogenase family protein molybdopterin-binding subunit, with the protein product MSKPDYVQIVEEMFAKTKDKPTKDFTYLGKHVVRWDAISKIMGKPLFTADMINLFKNAVFVHSVRSKYAHAKIKKIDYSEALKYPGVLKVITARDIPGINDVGYVLPDQPLLADRKVRFIGDTVALIVAESLENARDAGELVNVDYEPLPVYTDVLQVIELNGLTEKEHVLIHDERGSDVLSRYKIRVGDVEKAFKEASVVVENEYRTPMQEHAYLEPEAAIAIPEPDGSVTIYAKTQCPFDTRRAVSNVLGLPFNMVRVVAPALGGGFGGAEDVGNEIAAKAALAALALKRTAVVLHTREESIIGHTKRHPMVAKYRHAASKDGTLLAVDADIVLDTGAYASLGPFVGWRAVVHSTGPYKVRNARVDLAVVYTNRIPAGAFRGFGNPQVTFAVERQMDLLAEELGMDPVEFRLKNILRNGDRTVHGQLLDHGVGLEDAIKRALEISGWSEKRKLYSTLKGPARRGIGIALMYHGNSIGAEGADFSTVSLIIQRDGSIIFRTGLTDMGQGSLQGLVNIAAEILGVPPSYFKIEPSDTAATPDAGPTVASRSTAMGGNATLVAAYKIRQRLNKLAAEMLGCASPEDVVIEAPKVYCKDQPEHHITWKELIEQTFWKGIPIQEFGYYRAPPAEWHEETGTGQPYFTYTFGAVVSDVEVDIETGLTKVVEATVVYDIGRVVNRTGAEHHGVGGYIQGMGYALMEDTVHSENGHVYSTSFSTYHIPTGLDIPERINVDFVEAGFIRGPFGAKGLGEPSIVAIAPSIVNAIAHAIGSKQANRLLNRIPATPDFVRGVLKRAGLAR
- a CDS encoding (2Fe-2S)-binding protein; its protein translation is MSFKINLKVNGKEHVLEVPAHERLVDTLRYRLGLTSVKEGCGRGECGTCIVLVNGLPKHSCLTLTATLDGAEVLTLEGLAPEGKLHAIQLAYLETRGVQCGFCTPGFMMMTKALLDTHPEPQQEQVKEWLSSVLCRCGSYHYYFAAAKLAAKYIKEGKIYLDEKQVREKYHMKVIGR